The following coding sequences are from one Streptomyces sp. NBC_00536 window:
- a CDS encoding Pvc16 family protein, with translation MAGYRALAAVGRSVVTLLNAGFRAEIPDGPRRPVAVLAGPVDFDRVGSTDAVIRRPAVSVYCYRLSVDHDTRPAWAALAAQDGLPRLPLRMHLLLAAWDEFVESELEWLGLAVRIMESAGPLTGPLLDPTGDWLPGDSVQVVPDELAMDSMSEAFQAMTTDYRLSLPYLARVVRIDGRRFPVPGEVTTVAVATSEPPR, from the coding sequence ATGGCTGGATACCGGGCACTCGCCGCCGTGGGGCGCAGCGTCGTGACGCTGCTCAACGCGGGCTTCCGCGCGGAGATCCCCGACGGGCCCCGCCGCCCGGTGGCGGTCCTCGCCGGGCCCGTCGACTTCGACCGGGTGGGCAGCACGGACGCCGTCATCCGCCGCCCCGCGGTGTCCGTCTACTGCTACCGGCTGAGCGTCGACCACGACACCCGGCCCGCGTGGGCGGCCCTGGCCGCGCAGGACGGGCTGCCCCGGCTGCCGCTGCGGATGCACCTGCTCCTCGCCGCCTGGGACGAGTTCGTGGAGAGCGAGCTGGAATGGCTCGGCCTCGCCGTGCGGATCATGGAGAGCGCGGGCCCCCTCACCGGGCCCCTCCTCGATCCCACCGGCGACTGGCTGCCGGGGGACTCCGTCCAGGTCGTGCCCGACGAGCTGGCGATGGACTCGATGAGCGAGGCCTTCCAGGCGATGACCACCGACTACCGGCTCTCCCTTCCCTACCTCGCGCGGGTCGTGCGCATCGACGGCCGCCGCTTCCCGGTTCCCGGCGAGGTCACCACGGTCGCCGTCGCGACCTCGGAGCCGCCGCGATGA
- a CDS encoding T4 RnlA family RNA ligase, translating into MSQAPLTLKELMPPDELAAALDAGHVTRKSHPELPLSIYTYSRTCQYERVWNRVTTRCRGLVADDATGEIVALPLPKFFNVGEHTAGQPYAPALPDEPFEVYEKVDGSLAVVFHYAGAWRVASKGSFISEQATWAQRHLDAKDTTALTPGVTYLAEVLYPQNRIVVDYGDRRDLVLLAAMGPDGTELPLARAAQDWQGIGSVVTAWPAMPLAELIALTESSTLPGGGAATGTDAEGYVLRYASGVRVKAKIAEYVRLHKVLTGVTERDIWRGHGIQRFAALPARQVAQGLGCSLAEVRAHGGAPLDALLEQVPDEFDTWVREMIAGMERAAADRERAIDEAFREIAHLGDDRGAFARATRAVTDPGIRAAMFLRFDGRPTDLVTWRAVRPQASDPFTTDEEN; encoded by the coding sequence ATGAGCCAGGCGCCCCTGACTCTCAAAGAACTGATGCCGCCCGACGAGCTCGCGGCGGCCCTCGATGCCGGGCACGTCACCCGCAAATCGCATCCCGAACTACCGCTGTCGATCTACACCTACTCGCGGACCTGCCAGTACGAGCGGGTCTGGAACCGGGTCACCACCCGCTGCCGGGGACTGGTCGCCGACGACGCGACCGGTGAGATCGTCGCGCTGCCCCTGCCGAAGTTCTTCAACGTCGGAGAGCACACGGCCGGTCAGCCCTACGCGCCCGCCCTGCCGGACGAGCCGTTCGAGGTGTACGAGAAGGTCGACGGGAGCCTCGCGGTCGTCTTCCACTACGCGGGAGCGTGGCGGGTCGCGTCCAAGGGCTCGTTCATCAGCGAGCAGGCCACCTGGGCCCAGCGGCACCTCGACGCCAAGGACACCACCGCGCTGACCCCGGGCGTGACCTACCTGGCCGAGGTCCTCTACCCGCAGAACCGGATCGTCGTCGACTACGGCGACCGCCGGGACCTGGTGCTGCTCGCGGCGATGGGCCCGGACGGCACCGAACTGCCGCTCGCACGGGCCGCGCAGGACTGGCAGGGCATAGGTTCCGTCGTCACGGCGTGGCCCGCCATGCCGCTGGCCGAGCTGATCGCGCTGACCGAGTCCAGCACGCTGCCCGGAGGCGGCGCGGCGACCGGCACCGACGCCGAGGGCTACGTCCTGCGCTACGCCTCCGGGGTCCGGGTGAAGGCCAAGATCGCCGAATACGTACGCCTCCACAAGGTGCTGACCGGCGTCACCGAACGCGATATCTGGCGCGGGCACGGCATCCAGCGGTTCGCCGCGCTGCCCGCACGGCAGGTCGCCCAGGGCCTCGGCTGCTCGCTCGCCGAGGTACGGGCCCACGGCGGCGCACCGCTCGACGCGCTCCTCGAACAGGTCCCGGACGAATTCGACACCTGGGTCCGCGAGATGATCGCGGGGATGGAACGCGCCGCGGCCGACCGCGAACGCGCCATCGACGAGGCCTTCCGGGAGATCGCGCACCTCGGCGACGACCGGGGAGCCTTCGCCCGCGCCACCCGCGCCGTGACCGATCCGGGCATCCGGGCGGCCATGTTCCTGCGGTTCGACGGGCGGCCGACCGACCTCGTCACCTGGCGGGCGGTGCGGCCGCAGGCGTCCGACCCGTTCACGACCGATGAGGAGAACTGA
- a CDS encoding phosphatase domain-containing protein has product MPVVHVMTGLPASGKTTAARSLQEESGGRMRRVNLDDLRAMLDVPAQDGERSFAHEQTVLAIQDAAVRTAVEGGFDVVVDNTHLTQHVPKRLKAAVAGRAAFVVHDFTGVPVEECVRRDAERERSVGEEIIRILAEKHAKATKGGWRLTEAWLNDQPDVRPYVADPALPAAVMCDIDGTLAIRGDRGPYDFSRCGTDLLNPSVRHALTAFRRADGDTIVLLSGRSEEHRPQTEEWLARYEVPYDELWMRASGDHRQDDIVKAELFDRHVRSRFAVRVSLDDRDRVVAIWRRMGLPTWQVNYGAF; this is encoded by the coding sequence GTGCCTGTCGTACACGTCATGACGGGGCTGCCCGCGTCGGGCAAGACCACCGCCGCGCGCTCGCTCCAGGAGGAGTCCGGGGGCCGGATGCGCCGCGTCAACCTCGACGACCTGCGGGCCATGCTCGACGTCCCCGCTCAGGACGGGGAGCGGTCGTTCGCCCACGAACAGACGGTCCTCGCGATCCAGGACGCCGCGGTGCGCACCGCCGTCGAGGGCGGCTTCGACGTGGTCGTCGACAACACCCACCTGACGCAGCACGTCCCCAAGCGGCTGAAGGCGGCCGTCGCGGGCCGGGCCGCCTTCGTCGTCCACGACTTCACCGGCGTGCCGGTCGAGGAATGCGTACGCCGGGACGCGGAGCGGGAGCGGTCCGTCGGCGAGGAGATCATCCGGATCCTCGCCGAGAAGCATGCGAAGGCCACCAAGGGCGGCTGGCGGCTCACCGAGGCCTGGCTGAACGACCAGCCGGACGTACGGCCCTACGTCGCCGACCCGGCGCTGCCGGCCGCCGTGATGTGCGACATCGACGGGACGCTGGCGATCCGGGGCGACCGCGGCCCGTACGACTTCTCGCGGTGCGGGACCGACCTCCTCAACCCGTCGGTCCGGCACGCCCTGACCGCGTTCCGGCGGGCCGACGGCGACACCATCGTGCTGTTGTCCGGGCGCAGCGAGGAACACCGTCCGCAGACGGAGGAATGGCTCGCGCGGTACGAAGTGCCCTACGACGAGCTGTGGATGCGGGCGTCCGGGGACCACCGGCAGGACGACATCGTCAAGGCCGAACTCTTCGACCGGCACGTTCGGAGCCGCTTCGCGGTCCGGGTCTCGCTGGACGACCGGGACCGGGTGGTCGCCATCTGGCGCCGGATGGGCCTGCCCACCTGGCAGGTCAACTACGGCGCCTTCTGA
- a CDS encoding immunity 49 family protein — MHIERHAVGEAALSAAVTDFAERMAGDVHRMQHDESPEYGWEMVCESFLDYLGARSVANPSLTGRDCKLAFESAAAAATGSFALTARPSRVGDVFIEYTGTGVVYDKDGRGREVPAYDWLDAFFLAFVAGDTDRDGQLFVETAVTRRGHEDRADVALVHALLAFVYGEIEDPGTAGEPGPVSDEQRSARIDALVRELGPGTDRPHHRAALATLRALAAGDRDAFGEALAAQLAEYRERHAGAGNPAPRTLLPMDALALAAMAQRWNGWQPGVDSDYLPAGPIGGFAPPVPRVRAFGADKRADAVAALAAGPLVVDRPRPPERAGAGDPAEYEEYLTRSAAEFGDPGQEPVNLMRRLTRVMDHQYQLCQRRLAVDTDGPDERGRAALLLGAEAGSAAFVLAGAEPGTEREVTVGGVTRVLPAGGRRDRVGPVQWLRAAALAVVTGEERLLAECVRVGPDPLAYGGYALAAREYATALHEHLRGADAEPALRRAATEAFRARDLNQLAPPVVLLSQLTAGDEEGFALALADALEAHRDHYEVGENASDPDAALNLDVLALVCLARRAGWEVPVRSPYLPSQLVAGLVG; from the coding sequence GTGCACATCGAGCGCCATGCGGTCGGGGAGGCGGCGCTGTCCGCCGCGGTGACGGATTTCGCCGAGCGGATGGCCGGTGACGTGCACCGGATGCAGCACGACGAATCCCCGGAATACGGCTGGGAGATGGTCTGCGAGTCCTTCCTCGACTACCTGGGGGCCCGGTCGGTGGCGAACCCCTCGCTCACCGGGAGGGACTGCAAGCTGGCCTTCGAGTCGGCCGCGGCGGCGGCGACGGGCTCGTTCGCGCTGACCGCGCGGCCGTCGCGGGTGGGGGACGTGTTCATCGAGTACACCGGTACCGGCGTGGTGTACGACAAGGACGGCCGCGGCCGTGAAGTCCCCGCCTACGACTGGCTGGACGCCTTCTTCCTCGCGTTCGTCGCCGGTGACACCGACCGGGACGGACAGCTCTTCGTCGAGACGGCGGTGACCCGCCGGGGTCACGAGGACCGGGCCGATGTGGCGCTGGTCCACGCCCTGCTGGCCTTCGTCTACGGCGAGATCGAGGACCCCGGGACGGCCGGTGAACCGGGTCCCGTGTCCGACGAGCAGCGCAGTGCGCGGATCGACGCCCTGGTCCGGGAGCTGGGCCCGGGCACCGACCGGCCCCACCACCGGGCGGCGCTCGCGACGCTGCGGGCCCTGGCGGCGGGGGACCGGGACGCCTTCGGCGAGGCGCTGGCCGCGCAGTTGGCGGAGTACCGGGAGCGGCACGCGGGGGCGGGGAATCCCGCTCCGCGCACCTTGCTGCCCATGGACGCCCTGGCGCTCGCCGCGATGGCCCAGCGGTGGAACGGCTGGCAGCCGGGCGTCGACTCCGACTACCTGCCCGCGGGACCCATCGGCGGTTTCGCCCCGCCCGTGCCCCGGGTGCGGGCCTTCGGCGCGGACAAGCGGGCGGACGCCGTCGCTGCGCTGGCGGCCGGTCCGCTGGTGGTGGACCGGCCGCGGCCACCGGAGCGAGCCGGAGCCGGCGATCCCGCGGAGTACGAGGAGTACCTGACCCGTAGCGCGGCGGAGTTCGGCGATCCCGGGCAGGAGCCGGTGAACCTCATGCGGCGGCTGACCCGGGTGATGGACCATCAGTACCAGCTCTGCCAGAGGCGGCTGGCGGTCGACACCGACGGGCCCGACGAGCGCGGGCGCGCGGCGCTGCTGCTCGGCGCCGAGGCGGGGTCGGCGGCCTTCGTGCTGGCCGGGGCCGAGCCGGGCACCGAGCGGGAGGTCACCGTCGGCGGCGTGACGCGCGTACTGCCCGCCGGAGGCCGTCGGGACCGGGTGGGTCCGGTGCAGTGGCTGCGGGCCGCGGCGCTGGCCGTGGTCACGGGGGAAGAGCGGCTGCTGGCCGAGTGTGTCCGGGTCGGCCCGGATCCCCTCGCCTACGGTGGGTACGCCCTGGCGGCCAGGGAGTACGCGACGGCCCTGCACGAGCACCTGCGCGGGGCGGACGCCGAGCCGGCGCTGCGGCGGGCGGCGACAGAGGCGTTCCGCGCGCGCGACCTCAACCAGCTCGCGCCCCCGGTGGTGCTGCTCTCGCAGCTGACCGCGGGGGACGAGGAGGGCTTCGCCCTGGCGCTGGCGGACGCGCTGGAGGCGCACCGCGATCACTACGAGGTGGGTGAGAACGCCTCGGATCCCGACGCCGCCCTCAACCTGGACGTCCTGGCACTGGTCTGCCTCGCCCGCCGCGCCGGCTGGGAGGTGCCGGTCCGCTCCCCGTACCTGCCTTCGCAGCTGGTCGCGGGCCTGGTCGGGTAG
- a CDS encoding phage tail sheath family protein: MPEYLTPGVYVEETSFRSRSIEGVPTSTFAMAGRTAYGPVPYSLPEGGPTVLPAPTLVTSYTEYERAFGGLTIGEDNCHLALAARAFFANGGRRLYVSRVFTFTRTAGTPPVIDVPRNFASVPVPAQGAPLVRWRARWPGSAGSRISVAVTFRRGKNILVPRTGALPRLTGVRPGAAVEVVPLAGGEAPVLPDSTAPVPGNVRIVARRADGELGYLGAQGAFEPVAAGTAAFHLTLAVTVRSEGERTDVYNELELDDAHPRSVARVLQAADPADEFALVWLENVPPATGAQPVTAGARLTALLTPAQGLYLTGGGDGDALTAADLGGRDANPDSLTDPARGLGALAEIDDIAIVAVPDTVTLDAAEQKSAVDLLIGHCERLRYRMAVIDPPPDSSVSEVRRFRAQFDTKYAALYYPWVRITDPARRADPGAPAALLDVPPSGYVAGIYARSDIERGVHKAPANEVLLGIDDFTTNVTYDRQAVLNPEGINALRFFEGRARRVWGARTMSSDPEWKYVNVRRLFIYLEHSIDKSTQWAVFEPNNERLWASVRQSVEDFLIATWRTGALLGSKPEDAFFVRCDRTTMTQNDLDNGRLVCLVGVAPTYPAEFVVFRVGQFTADAQRA, translated from the coding sequence ATGCCCGAGTACCTGACCCCCGGCGTCTATGTCGAGGAGACCAGCTTCCGCTCCCGGTCCATCGAGGGCGTACCGACCAGCACCTTCGCCATGGCGGGCCGCACCGCGTACGGTCCGGTGCCCTACAGCCTGCCCGAGGGCGGACCCACCGTGCTGCCCGCGCCGACCCTGGTCACCAGCTACACCGAGTACGAACGGGCCTTCGGCGGCCTGACCATCGGTGAGGACAACTGCCACCTCGCGCTCGCCGCCCGGGCCTTCTTCGCCAACGGCGGCCGACGGCTCTACGTCTCCCGGGTCTTCACCTTCACCCGGACCGCCGGGACACCCCCCGTCATCGACGTCCCCCGCAACTTCGCCTCCGTCCCCGTCCCCGCGCAGGGCGCGCCACTGGTCCGGTGGCGGGCGCGCTGGCCCGGTTCGGCGGGCTCGCGGATCAGCGTCGCCGTGACCTTCCGCCGCGGCAAGAACATCCTCGTCCCCCGTACGGGCGCCCTGCCGCGGCTCACCGGGGTGCGCCCCGGCGCCGCGGTGGAGGTCGTCCCGCTCGCCGGGGGCGAGGCCCCGGTCCTGCCCGACAGCACGGCGCCGGTCCCGGGGAACGTCCGGATCGTGGCCCGCCGCGCCGACGGTGAGCTGGGCTACCTCGGCGCCCAGGGCGCCTTCGAGCCGGTCGCCGCCGGTACCGCCGCCTTCCACCTCACCCTCGCCGTCACCGTGCGCTCCGAGGGCGAGCGCACCGATGTGTACAACGAACTGGAGCTGGACGACGCCCACCCCCGGTCGGTGGCCCGCGTCCTGCAAGCGGCCGACCCGGCCGACGAGTTCGCCCTGGTCTGGCTGGAGAACGTACCGCCGGCGACCGGCGCGCAGCCGGTGACCGCGGGCGCCCGGCTCACCGCGCTCCTCACCCCCGCGCAGGGCCTCTACCTGACCGGCGGCGGCGACGGGGACGCGCTCACCGCGGCCGACCTCGGCGGCCGCGACGCCAATCCGGACAGCCTCACCGACCCCGCCCGCGGCCTCGGCGCGCTCGCGGAGATCGATGACATCGCCATCGTCGCCGTCCCGGACACCGTCACCCTCGACGCCGCGGAGCAGAAGAGCGCGGTGGACCTCCTCATCGGGCACTGCGAGCGACTGCGCTACCGGATGGCGGTCATCGATCCGCCCCCGGACAGCTCGGTCTCCGAAGTGCGCCGCTTCCGGGCCCAGTTCGACACCAAGTACGCCGCCCTCTACTACCCGTGGGTGCGGATCACCGACCCGGCCCGCCGCGCCGACCCCGGGGCCCCGGCCGCCCTCCTGGACGTACCGCCCTCGGGCTACGTCGCCGGGATCTATGCCCGCAGCGACATCGAGCGCGGTGTGCACAAGGCCCCCGCCAACGAGGTCCTCCTCGGCATCGACGACTTCACCACGAACGTGACCTACGACCGCCAGGCCGTGCTCAACCCCGAAGGCATCAACGCCCTGCGGTTCTTCGAGGGCCGCGCCCGCCGCGTCTGGGGCGCCCGGACCATGAGCTCCGACCCCGAGTGGAAGTACGTGAACGTCCGCAGGCTCTTCATCTACCTGGAGCACTCGATCGACAAGTCGACCCAGTGGGCGGTGTTCGAGCCCAACAACGAACGGCTGTGGGCCTCCGTCCGACAGTCGGTCGAGGACTTCCTGATCGCCACCTGGCGGACCGGCGCGCTCCTGGGCAGCAAACCCGAGGACGCGTTCTTCGTCCGCTGCGACCGCACCACCATGACGCAGAACGACCTGGACAACGGACGGCTGGTCTGCCTGGTCGGCGTGGCCCCCACCTACCCCGCCGAGTTCGTCGTGTTCCGCGTCGGACAGTTCACGGCCGACGCCCAGCGCGCCTGA
- a CDS encoding phage tail protein: protein MATRTNPYGAFNFLVQLGNTSAGIEGDIGGGFSDFSGAGNEVKFSEYRNGNDQFNHVRKIANTNTTDDITLKRGIIGDLRLFQWIADTRSGLYRPLTVIVTLNDEGHTSVCSWRLNFAQPKKWVGPTLQGKGGGEVAMEELHLVAESIDFLSASS from the coding sequence ATGGCCACGCGCACCAACCCCTACGGAGCCTTCAACTTCCTCGTCCAGCTGGGCAATACGAGCGCCGGCATCGAAGGGGACATCGGCGGCGGCTTCTCCGATTTCAGCGGAGCGGGGAACGAGGTGAAGTTCTCCGAGTACCGCAACGGGAACGACCAGTTCAACCACGTCCGCAAGATCGCCAACACCAACACCACCGACGACATCACCCTCAAGCGCGGCATCATCGGCGACCTGCGCCTGTTCCAGTGGATCGCCGACACCCGCAGCGGCCTCTACCGCCCCCTCACCGTGATCGTCACGCTCAACGACGAGGGCCACACCTCCGTCTGTTCCTGGCGGCTGAACTTCGCCCAGCCCAAGAAATGGGTCGGCCCCACCCTCCAGGGCAAGGGCGGCGGCGAGGTGGCCATGGAGGAGCTGCACCTCGTCGCGGAATCCATCGACTTCCTGTCGGCCTCCTCGTGA